One stretch of Candidatus Hydrogenedens sp. DNA includes these proteins:
- a CDS encoding zinc ribbon domain-containing protein, producing the protein MPLFEYTCKECNKTFELLVKNADVKVTCPECGSKKTEKSLSHFAPLGASSGKRLNMGCVGDCGNNYNSCSLNNSGGCCGCNM; encoded by the coding sequence ATGCCATTATTCGAATACACGTGCAAAGAATGCAACAAAACATTTGAATTACTTGTTAAAAACGCTGATGTAAAAGTTACATGTCCTGAATGTGGGTCTAAAAAAACAGAAAAATCATTAAGTCATTTTGCACCTCTTGGTGCCAGTTCAGGTAAACGACTTAATATGGGATGCGTCGGCGATTGTGGTAATAACTATAATAGTTGTTCACTAAATAACTCTGGGGGATGTTGCGGTTGTAACATGTAA